In Danaus plexippus chromosome 3 unlocalized genomic scaffold, MEX_DaPlex mxdp_34, whole genome shotgun sequence, the DNA window CAGTGTTGGTAGTTAAGAACATAGCATATCGTTAAGGTTCCTCAAAAATGTAACGATgcccaaaataatatatagacacAGCGTCTCACCAGAATATGTAGTAGCACCTGCCAGTACGGGCCACACGAGTCCGACCGGCCAGGCGAGGTGTGCCGCCGCCGTCCAGCGAGGGTCACGACCACTCACCAACAGGGACGAGACCACGCACAGCGCAGAAGATGACCACAGACACAAGCTCGTGGTCTACAGCATACAAGAACAGCGCCATTGAAATATGCTTGAtaggttatttaattattaatgttatgcaAAAACAATCCTTCTTTTAGGATTTATTGAAAAGGTTTGATATTTGGACATTAGACTTAAAGTATGTAAAAGCAAAGACAAAACAGACACAGCGTTAGAAACAGCTGCAATCAAATACAGTAAGTCCTAACATTTTCTCGGTATGACATAGGTAGCTAAAATGTCAGTTATAGTTTATTCTTAACGAccaaatacaaaatgttaGTTAGTCAAAGTTTCTTAAAATCCAAAGGCGATATCTCACTCTGTTGACCGCACACCGACCCTCGGTCACATGCAGCAGCCAGCCCACGAGGGCTCCCATACAGTAGGACGGCACGCCGCCCCACGGACGAGACACCATCAGGGAGTACAGGGAGAAAGATGACGACACACTGGAGGAGATTTAGTTCATAGcattaagaaaaaatgtgAGACAACTGATTTCTTCGGATTCCTGAAGCTAGGTTTCTAGAGGTCAATTTGTtatctacatatatagaataacttttcaattaaattaatggatCCGTGTAATAAAACCGTtgacataaatataagaacCACAGTTGTGTTTTCTACTAGCTTCTTAAAGTAGACGTgaccaattaatattttcttcagtTCAGAttagaaatatcaaaaagtAGCTCGCGTTTTTACCAACTATCCCCTACTGCCATCACATTTGAAGCCAAAGCGTTTCTTTAAGCAATATAAAGCATTTCCCATGTCCCTGCCACCAGCTCACCGTTGACCGAAGTCGCTGATGGCTCGCGTGACGTCCACAGTGACAGCTGTGAGGACTACGACCAACACGAGCAGCGCCGCCGTCCGCCGCCGGTGCAACGCCACCAGCAGACACGCCAGCGACATCGCTCCGTGGAGCTGGCTCTCACTGGACAGATACCAGGAGACCTGCATGCACTGGACACGACGTACATACAGATACATCCTAGTATGTACTTTAACATTTCGTGAATGCTCGGTATTTGATAATATCTCGGAAATGCCCGTCTCACTATGATCGCCCAAAGTGAGCATCCGCACACTACACACGGAGCGTTgatgatttttaattcataaaatatagtattaaagaAGGTAATTTGATGTGCAACGCGAACGTTCAGTATGTAGTGAGTAGTGTGACAATGCAAACTTGTACAAGGTTACagattctatatttaattaaaatttggcatattttatgttttggcCTATCGGCTCATCTCTCCTCCATTCTGcctttaatacattaaacagTTTCATAAAGTTCTGAACtcctacaataataattaacggCCAGTTGACAGTTCATTTTCAACttcaacttataaattatttttttacacacaaAATATCAAACGtacttattttatgtatactaCACATTTATAGCCTGCTCAGGTCCAACGAGACtatgcaattatttttattttttattttacatctcaatattatttagcATAGAAATAATGATAGGAATAACGCTGTCTTTATTTAGGAATAAACCTTTAAAAAAGGGATATTCATACTTTATTTAGAGGACCATACCTGCTCTTGTTGAGGATATAGATTATTGAGATACAAGATGTTTCTCCACCAGTAGCTGTCGCAGGTGTCGTAGTCTCGCTCCGGTGTCGACAGCACCGCGGTGTCGCGAGCCACACGCGCTAACACGGACGTTAGGAAGATCGTAAACAAATACGGAGGAAGCAACCTGATTGGATGTGAGAAACAAGGAAATATGgcgaaaattataaagttaatgtcaaaattaaatcagttCGGAAGAAAGTATCGCTTACCGCACAGCTCTGTTGGTGATGAAGCAGATCAACTGCAGCATCTCCCCGCAGACGCCTCCCATACTCACCAGCTCCTGAGCTGAATAACGACTCTTCAAATAGAAGAAATGCTGTGAGCTGAACACGCCGCTGAATAATAAAGACATGGAAGATATGTcggatttaatatattcgaatatgtcaataaatagaaagtaacttaaatcaaaaacaatacttttaaaacatatgaatgaataaaaatatagaagttttgtgtcatagaatattttgttaaggtCCAAGAAAGAGGCCcaagaaaaataacataaaaaagtattatatttttcttattcacCTTACGAAGAACAACAAATCGAATGCTAAGGTTCCAGAACACAGCACATAAAACATAGTGCTGTCATCATTGATGTCCATACTGTTGTCTGGAAAAGGAAGACCAAATGAGATAATGAATTCTGATGGAGAAATGTTTGACCTCGCCATCCTCACCTGCGTTGTACCAGACTACGGCCGCCACATGTACTAACACGATCCACAGGACAGCTGTTATCTTCATCGCATGGACCAGCGCTAGGTTCTTGTTCGCTATATTAGTGTTGAAGATCCTCGCCCAGCTGTGCTTGAAGGAGAAGCTCAACAACAAGTTCTTGCACACCGTGTTCTCCATTTTGTACTCGGTGGTGAGACTGGCGCTGGAGTTGTATTTCACTGTAGCACAAGGTTCcacattttgttttgtcaGGTTAGGGCACTGCTTCTTGTACTTGCCGCACCGCCTGCAGCTCGTGATGCCTTCCTTCCTCGCTTGCGTCATTACGTCCAGCGTAACGGACGGAGGCACCCCCTTCTCCCGCATCGCCTTCTTGATTTCGTTCAAGTTCGCGGCCAACGTCTCGTCGATCCGATGCGTCTGCTTTGAAAAGTGATTATTGTGGTGTCCGTTTCTGTTCTCATTGTCGTTGTACTGTTCTATATCGAAACTAGAAGTCTTCACGTAAggcttgaattttattaactcgAAGTCGATTATTGTGGCTATGAAGGCGATTACTATCAGGGTGAGGGTGACCATCAGTAGGGAGACGGCTCCGAAATCAGTTCTAATATCATAGAAGCTCTCGACGTGTCTCAGAGATGTTATCTTTATGGTCCTCGAGACGGTTTTGTTGGTTTTCAAATTGTCGTTCAGCATTATAGAGAAGTTTATAATGGACAACACGTCTTGGGGAACACAGGACCGCGGCAAACATAGGCCGAGAGTTACTTTGTACGa includes these proteins:
- the LOC116776296 gene encoding uncharacterized protein LOC116776296, which encodes MMKVKVSLVNLILIISFSSVSANSISGQYVNFKKTSVNISKNLRSRGEIMENLFIVFDPSYLSYVWPKIKNGVHLNLGHYCWEDVSVFLKDLAEGRAWAYKAADASGRYQSGLFSGRRFWLGSKEQCLQLDDSYKSQNNETFGEFYNGDYLNTLMRREKFGGNVAEWSSMVQRDELMRKMVRSDNDAAVSLAYTALQVDLNITKITLLKSYKVTLGLCLPRSCVPQDVLSIINFSIMLNDNLKTNKTVSRTIKITSLRHVESFYDIRTDFGAVSLLMVTLTLIVIAFIATIIDFELIKFKPYVKTSSFDIEQYNDNENRNGHHNNHFSKQTHRIDETLAANLNEIKKAMREKGVPPSVTLDVMTQARKEGITSCRRCGKYKKQCPNLTKQNVEPCATVKYNSSASLTTEYKMENTVCKNLLLSFSFKHSWARIFNTNIANKNLALVHAMKITAVLWIVLVHVAAVVWYNADNSMDINDDSTMFYVLCSGTLAFDLLFFVSGVFSSQHFFYLKSRYSAQELVSMGGVCGEMLQLICFITNRAVRLLPPYLFTIFLTSVLARVARDTAVLSTPERDYDTCDSYWWRNILYLNNLYPQQEQCMQVSWYLSSESQLHGAMSLACLLVALHRRRTAALLVLVVVLTAVTVDVTRAISDFGQRVSSSFSLYSLMVSRPWGGVPSYCMGALVGWLLHVTEGRCAVNRTTSLCLWSSSALCVVSSLLVSGRDPRWTAAAHLAWPVGLVWPVLAGATTYSDVTRGLVSSPLVAGVSRLCYTTLVCHGAVCRALLLSAGTALCSDLSCLFCYFAGCALVSLCASLCLSLLVEMPSCCLLRRISDYTYR